The Chloroflexi bacterium ADurb.Bin180 genome segment GCACCTTCAGCGGCTGCAGTACAGGGATCCAATGCTCCAGGGCAAGCGCTTTAACGGGTGAAGGATGGGGTTTTCTGCCGCGACCCGAATCGGCATCTGGCTGGGTGACTACCGCCGCGACCTCGTAGTGGCCAATCAGGGCGGAGAGAATAACCCGCGCCAGATTCGGGGTGCCCATAAAGACGATACGCTGCATGCTCTTGCCTTTCCTGTCGCCCAACAGGTGCTATTCTAGCACGGCACAAAGCGGGCACCAAAACGGTCTTCCTTTGGAAGAGCGTGCTGCCGGATGCAACCAGAAATCAATTCCTGCGTATAATAGTATTGAGGAGGTAGAGAGATGACTAGTGACGATCAGAATCTGAATAGTCCTGTACCAGAGATACCCGTGCCGGAGAGCGCACCAGCTGAACCGCAGCCATCCGCAGAGCCGCAGCCAAGCGACTTTGTTGTGCCAGAGTCGGTTCCTGTGCCCCCTCCGACCCCATCGGCATCTTCCTGGCCGGCCAAGGACGCGTCGGACAATGACAAACTGATGGCAGGGCTGGCCTACGCCACGCAGATAATTGTTCCGGTTATCGTTCCGGCGGTGATGCTGCTGTCTGACGAGAGCAAAGCTCGCCCGTTCCAAAAGTTCCATGCGATTCAGTCGCTGGGGTTCCTGGTGGCTGGCGTGGTCTATGAGGTGCTGGCTACCATCGTGTATTTCCTGCTCAGCGTCGTTACAGCGGGCTGTCTGGCCTGTGTGCTCTGGGTGCTCTTCCTGGTGCCTGTCGTTCCGGCTCTGTACTATGCCTGGCAGGCCTACAAGGGGCTCTATTTCAAGATCCCCTTCCTGACCGAGTTTATGGTCAACAGCAAGTGGCTGGAGATTCCGGCCGAATAAGGTAAGCAAAAGCCCCCGACGCCGCGTCGGGGGCTTTTCTTTGCGTTCGCGGAGTGAGACCCTATAATCACTGGACGCCTGAGGCCATGGCTATCCTCGCCGACGCCCGCACCATCAATGGGTGAAGGACGCCTCACTACGAAAGGACCTGCTGATTGACCAGTCCGCCCAAACGTTGGGACATTCTGCCCCCCGCACCAACGGACTATGCCGCCAGCCTGTCTGATCTGTCTCCCCTGCTTGTGCAGTTGCTCTACAACCGCAGCATTCTTACTGCTGAGGAAGCAGGGGCTTTCCTGTCCTGCGCGTATGAGGAGGGTAATCCCTTCCGGCTCAAGGGCATGAGCGAAGCCGTGACGCGTCTGCGCCAGGCACTCAGGGCTCATGAGCCGATCGCCGTCTATGGTGACTATGACGTTGACGGTGTGAGTGCCACTGCGCTGCTGGTTCCGGTGCTCAGCTCGCTTGGGGCGACGGTAACCCCCTATATACCCAGCCGGATGGAAGAAGGTTATGGACTGAACGTAGACGCTCTGCAGCAGTTGGCCCAACAGGGAATCAGGCTGGTGGTGACGGTTGACTGCGGCGCGCGTTCCGTGGCCGAGGCCGAGGCAGCGAGCCGGCTTGGCCTGGACCTGATTATCACCGACCACCACACCCCGGGAGATGCTCTGCCACAGGCTGTGGCAGTCATCGACCCCAAACGCGAAGACGACGCTTATCCATTCAAGCAACTGGCCGGCGTTGGGCTGGCTTTCAAGCTGGCTCAGGCTTTGCTGAAAACGGAAAGGCAGGTGCCCCTTTGTCGAGAGTGCAGCCTGCCAAAAGAAGAGGACTGGCTCGACCTGGTCGCCCTGGGAACCGTAGCTGACCTGGCGCCACTGGTGGGCGAGAATCGAACGCTGGTGTGCCGGGGGCTGACCGAGCTGCGCCAGGCCAGGAGGCCAGGGGTTGCGGCGATGCTACAAGAGGCCGCGGTACTGCCCCAGAACGTGGATGCCTATGTGATCGGGTTTGTCCTTGGCCCGCGCCTGAACGCCGCTGGCCGGCTCGAGAGTGCTTTTGCCAGTTATGAGCTGCTCACCACGCTATCTCAAGACAGGGCTCGTGTCCTGGCCGACCAACTGGGAGGGCAAAACCGGGAGCGCCAGAAGCTGATGCTTCAGGGCGTAGAAAAGGCGCGTCAGGAAGTTGTCGCTTTGGGAGACCAGAGGGTCTACGTGCTGGCAGATGAAGGTTATCTGGTGGGTCT includes the following:
- the recJ_1 gene encoding Single-stranded-DNA-specific exonuclease RecJ, with product MTSPPKRWDILPPAPTDYAASLSDLSPLLVQLLYNRSILTAEEAGAFLSCAYEEGNPFRLKGMSEAVTRLRQALRAHEPIAVYGDYDVDGVSATALLVPVLSSLGATVTPYIPSRMEEGYGLNVDALQQLAQQGIRLVVTVDCGARSVAEAEAASRLGLDLIITDHHTPGDALPQAVAVIDPKREDDAYPFKQLAGVGLAFKLAQALLKTERQVPLCRECSLPKEEDWLDLVALGTVADLAPLVGENRTLVCRGLTELRQARRPGVAAMLQEAAVLPQNVDAYVIGFVLGPRLNAAGRLESAFASYELLTTLSQDRARVLADQLGGQNRERQKLMLQGVEKARQEVVALGDQRVYVLADEGYLVGLAGLVASRITDEFHRPSVVIALEPDVSRGSARSISTFHITRALDECRGLMERHGGHAAAAGLTIRNENIDSLRSELLRIADRDLTEEDLVPSLKIDWVQPLTDVNGNTWQQIELLRPFGVGNPTPVLASANVEVREARSIGTDRPGLKLKLSDGRAVWDAVAFQGVTREQLAPRIDVAYTLQRRTWNGQTRLEMIIKDVRPAGYVAGLQPKQARHK